A section of the Thunnus albacares chromosome 6, fThuAlb1.1, whole genome shotgun sequence genome encodes:
- the LOC122983634 gene encoding uncharacterized protein LOC122983634 has product MTDMKNPVRALLVVGLLLTGVRCKKDALFVYSRLGGDALLPCTNLVSPDCSFISWTFYKGGQVQYTTEVSRGQVSEDSDKANRMSVTSNCSLSFRDLKVNDVGSYVCLLRDKSVINVYLSLVTITTFSSIADLQPGGNLTLNCILFTYYDAGSCKSYSSNVFNLSWVSEDGSQLTKDSRLIGHSRCNITLVTKLQKEDNNRKWRCQVSTTESSRAAFVDFTSSFLFQIPPTAQIQSPESGHAECSVHLPVSRIVLCVALPVMVLIVGFFTWRGDRKRAKTSAAGIELQEFS; this is encoded by the exons ATGACAGATATGAAAAACCCGGTGAGAGCTCTGCTGGTCGTCGGTCTGCTACTGACAG gtgtgagGTGCAAAAAAGATGCACTGTTTGTGTACAGCAGGCTTGGAGGTGACGCCCTCCTGCCTTGTACCAACCTGGTTTCCCCGGACTGCTCCTTTATCTCCTGGACCTTCTACAAGGGCGGACAGGTGCAATACACCACAGAGGTCAGCCGAGGGCAGGTGAGCGAAGACTCAGACAAAGCCAACCGCATGTCCGTCACATCCAACTGCTCTCTCAGCTTCCGTGACCTGAAGGTCAACGACGTCGGCTCCTACGTCTGCCTGCTGCGTGACAAATCCGTCATTAACGTTTACCTGTCTCTCGTCACCATCACCACGTTTTCCTCCATCGCTGACCTGCAGCCTGGAGGAAACCTCACACTGAACTGCATCCTGTTCACTTACTACGATGCTGGGAGCTGCAAGTCATACTCCAGCAACGTGTTCAACCTCAGCTGGGTGTCTGAGGATGGATCTCAGCTGACCAAAGACAGCAG GTTGATTGGCCACTCTCGCTGCAACATCACTCTGGTCACCAAACTCCAGAAGGAagacaacaacaggaagtggAGGTGTCAGGTGAGCACCACAGAAAGCAGCAGGGCAGCGTTTGTGGACTTCACATCCTCCTTTTTATTCCAGATTCCTCCAACTGCCCAGATTCAGAGTCCTGAGTCTGGGCATGCGGAGTGTTCGGTCCATCTGCCCGTCAGCCGCATCGTGCTGTGTGTGGCTCTGCCGGTCATGGTGCTCATAGTTGGATTCTTCACATGGAGAGGAGACCGCAAGAGAGCCAAAACATCTGCAGCTGGCATTGAGCTCCAGGAATTCAGCTGA
- the kctd14 gene encoding BTB/POZ domain-containing protein KCTD14: MSLPDYKSSEKQSSPAIPRTPVVQLNVGGHVFSTSLSTLRKHPDSKLAELFVGRPKLCTDAEGYYFIDRDGSHFGAVLEFLRSDRLPAENIPEVHKEAIHYNIKPLIKRLEETPCLFGELVGRQQFLSRVPHYKENIEVLIRIARAEAIAARHSTIMICVLRTEEDLGFYDNAINSLEADKESVVTFGPWKAVPSVKDLLDCIRMDIESQGYRVSVEPHVMEKSFMSRSYNYFYKLIFTWW; encoded by the exons ATGAGTCTACCGGACTACAAATCATCTGAAAAACAGTCTTCACCCGCCATTCCG CGCACTCCTGTTGTGCAGTTAAATGTCGGAGGTCACGTCTTCAGCACCTCTCTGAGCACGCTGAGGAAACACCCGGACTCCAAGCTGGCCGAGCTGTTCGTCGGGCGGCCGAAACTATGCACCGACGCTGAGGGATACTACTTCATCGACAGGGACGGTTCGCACTTTGGAGCCGTTCTGGAGTTCCTGAGATCAGACCGGCTGCCCGCTGAGAACATCCCGGAG gttCATAAGGAAGCGATCCACTACAACATCAAACCACTGATCAAACGTTTAGAGGAAACTCCTTGCCTGTTCGGGGAGCTCGTGGGAAGGCAGCAGTTCCTCTCCAGAGTCCCGCACTACAAAGAAAACATCGAG GTGCTGATTCGTATCGCCAGAGCAGAGGCCATCGCCGCCCGGCACTCCACCATCATGATCTGCGTACTGCGGACGGAGGAGGATCTGGGTTTCTACGACAACGCCATCAACAGCCTGGAGGCGGATAAGGAATCGGTGGTGACGTTCGGACCCTGGAAAGCTGTCCCGTCCGTCAAAGACCTGCTGGACTGTATCAGGATGGACATTGAGAGTCAGGGCTACAGGGTGAGTGTCGAGCCTCACGTCATGGAGAAGAGCTTCATGTCCAGGAGCTACAACTACTTCTACAAACTCATATTCACCTGGTGGTGA
- the aamdc gene encoding mth938 domain-containing protein — protein sequence MSSPEIASLSWGHMKVKGCSSSYKDCKVWPGGSRTWDWRETGTDHYPGVQPADLEEVLKKGVDMLVIGRGMSEALQVPSTTVDFVKQKGVDVRVLQTEKAVAEYNKLAGQGVKVGGVFHSTC from the exons ATGTCCTCTCCAGAGATCGCTTCTCTCTCCTGGGGCCACATGAAGGTGAAGGGATGCTCCTCCAGCTACAAGGACTGTAAGGTCTGGCCTGGAGGCAGCCGGACTTGGGACTGGAGGGAGACTGGGACTGAT CATTACCCAGGAGTACAACCTGCTGATCTGGAGGAGGTGCTGAAGAAGGGAGTAGACATGCTGGTCATCGGCAGAGGCATGAGTGAAGCTCTGCAG gttcCCTCCACCACTGTGGACTTTGTGAAGCAGAAAGGCGTCGATGTCCGAGTCCTGCAGACGGAAAAGGCCGTCGCTGAATACAACAAACTGGCTGGCCAGGGCGTCAAGGTGGGCGGGGTCTTCCACTCCACCTGTTGA
- the ints4 gene encoding integrator complex subunit 4, which translates to MAAHLKKRVYEEFSKVVQIPHEEAPAKKLRLSKPSKSAALHIDLCKATNSTDALQYLLQFARKPVEVESVEGVVRILLEHYYKETDNSVRLKIASLLGLLSKTQGFSPDCIVDDAINTLSNEKSHQVLAQLLETLLVIGTQLPENPTVRQRLIEVAYKHLSDTYFGVRNKCLQLLGCLGMVDTPLTKDSEGQGTSIGGARDVQSIISDYFGDQDPRVRTAALKAMLQLHDRGMKIHQIIYEQACRLLADDYEQVRSAAVQMVWVLSQSYPESIVPIPSSNEEIRLVDDAFGKISHMVSDGSWMVRVQAAKTLGSMLQVSPHFLEQTLDKKLMSDLRRKRTAHERAKELFASGEFSSGRKWADDAPKEKLDTNTVNLIASGACGAFVHGLEDEMFEVRIAAVEALCQLARSSPTFAEKCLDFLVDMFNDEIEEVRLQSIHVLREISTHITLREDQLDTVLAVLEDSSRDIREALHELLCYTNVSTKECIQLTLLELLKNLNKYPSDRNSVWKCLKFLGSRHPTLVLPLVPELLSTHPYFDTPEPDMDDPAYIAVLVLVFNAAKSCPTMPALFSDHTFRHYAYLRDSLSHLVPPLRLPGRKLVYCLDSADSGCGSGSVESAQLFLQQSLNRISTIQNLEAPGGQDLLNFTIRDLQRLGELQTELAGAADFCATYLRCQLLLMKALQEKLWNMAVPLCLKQNVMATAAAQQILEETYKLEFMYSGLQNRQVATIHHVRLQAKALQLILTARTRQGLDPLISSCEKFLQDVESFQRLFLTELPHLQDCFVEKLLELMPRLSSCKPAELVKILQTTLRQSGLLQLRLPEQIHRATANIIEPTGESDNPLKFTTGLVVALDIDATLEHVQDPQNTVKVQVLYPDGQSHVIHPKPGDFRKPGPHRHRLITQVYLSHTAWTEPSQIEVRLLLAYSSSSTSLSSPSKLGWSDSIDSLPPPEASVEGTIPFSKPVKVYIMPKPARR; encoded by the exons ATGGCAGCACACCTGAAAAAGCGAGTTTATGAAGAGTTTTCCAAAGTTGTACAG ATTCCCCATGAAGAAGCTCCGGCCAAGAAGCTGCGTCTGTCCAAACCCAGTAAGTCTGCAGCTCTGCACATTGACCTTTGTAAGGCCACCAACTCTACTGATGCCCTGCAGTACCTGCTGCAGTTCGCACGCAAGCCTGTGGAGGTGGAGAGCGTGGAAGGTGTGGTCAGGATCCTTTTGGAGCACTACTACAAG GAGACAGATAACTCGGTGAGGTTGAAGATCGCCTCTCTGCTGGGTCTGCTGTCCAAAACGCAGGGCTTCAGCCCCGACTGCATCGTAGACGACGCCATCAACACACTCAGCAACGAGA AATCTCACCAGGTTCTCGCTCAGCTGCTGGAAACTCTGCTGGTCATCGGTACACAGCTTCCTGAGAATCCTACAGTCAGACAGAGGCTGATAGAGGTGGCCTACAAG cATCTGTCTGATACGTATTTCGGGGTGAGGAACAAAtgtctgcagctcctggggTGTCTCGGCATGGTGGACACTCCGCTGACCAAAGACAGTGAGGGACAGGGCACGTCGATAG GAGGAGCGAGGGACGTCCAGAGTATCATCAGCGACTACTTTGGAGATCAGGACCCCAGAGTCCGCACCGCAGCCCTCAAAGCCATG CTGCAGCTGCATGACAGAGGAATGAAGATTCATCAGATCATTTATGAGCAG gccTGCAGGTTGCTGGCAGATGATTATGAGCAGGTTCGCTCTGCAGCAGTGCAGATGGTTTGGGTGCTCAGCCAGTCGTACCCAGAAAG CATTGTGCCCATCCCGTCGTCCAATGAGGAGATCCGACTGGTTGATGATGCATTTGGGAAGATCAGTCACATGGTCAGTGACGGCTCCTGGATGGTACGAGTGCAGGCCGCCAAAACACTG GGTTCGATGCTGCAGGTCAGTCCTCACTTTCTGGAGCAAACTTTGGATAAGAAGCTGATGTCAGATCTCAGG AGGAAGCGCACGGCTCATGAACGTGCCAAGGAGCTCTTTGCCTCTGGGGAGTTCTCCTCTGGCAGGAAGTGGGCCGATGACGCCCCCAAAGAGAAACTGGACACCAACACTGTCAACCTCATCGCCTCAGGGGCCTGCGGCGCCTTCGTTCACGGCCTGGAGGACGAGATGTTCG AGGTGCGTATTGCAGCAGTGGAGGCGTTGTGCCAGCTGGCTCGGTCGTCTCCCACCTTCGCCGAAAAGTGTCTCGACTTCTTGGTCGACATGTTCAACGACGAGATCGAGGAAGTGAGGCTGCAGTCCATCCACGTGCTGAGAGAAATCTCTACTCACATAACGCTCAGAGAGGACCAGCTGGACACGGTGCTGGCTGTGTTGGAG GACTCGTCTCGTGACATCAGAGAAGCTCTCCATGAATTACTTTGCTACACCAATGTCTCCACTAAAGAGTGCATCCAGCTGactctgctggagctgctgaAGAACCTCAACAAGTATCCCTCCGACCGCAACTCTGTCTGGAA GTGTCTGAAGTTCTTGGGTTCCCGCCATCCAACGCTGGTGTTGCCGCTAGTTCCTGAACTACTCAGCACACACCCGTATTTCGACACACCAGAGCCTGACATGGACGATCCAGCCT ACATCGCAGTGCTGGTGTTGGTGTTCAACGCTGCCAAGTCATGTCCCACCATGCCGGCGCTGTTCTCCGACCACACCTTCAGACATTACGCCTACCTGAGGGACAGTCTGTCGCACCTCGTACCACCGCTAAGA TTGCCGGGCAGGAAGCTGGTGTACTGTTTGGACTCGGCGGACTCTGGTTGTGGTTCAGGTTCTGTGGAATCAGCTCAGCTCTTCCTTCAACAGAGTCTGAACAGAATCAGCACCATCCAGAACCTGGAAGCACCCGGAGGCCAGGACCTGCTCAACTTCACCATACG AGACCTGCAGCGGCTGGGCGAGCTGCAGACCGAGCTGGCTGGAGCTGCTGACTTCTGCGCTACGTACCTGCgctgccagctgctgctcaTGAAG GCTCTGCAGGAGAAGCTGTGGAACATGGCCGTCCCTCTCTGCCTCAAACAGAACGTCATGGCCACTGCAGCTGCTCAAcag ATCCTGGAGGAAACATACAAGCTGGAGTTTATGTACAGCGGTTTGCAAAACAGACAGGTGGCCACGATACATCACGTTCGCCTCCAGGCCAAAGCTCTGCAGCTCATCCTGACTGCTCGCACCAGGCAGGg GCTGGACCCTCTCATCAGCAGCTGTGAGAAGTTTTTGCAGGACGTTGAGTCTTTTCAGAG GCTGTTTCTGACAGAGCTGCCTCACCTCCAGGACTGTTTTGTGGAAAAGCTGTTGGAGCTGATGCCCCGGCTGTCGTCCTGTAAACCCGCAGAGCTGGTTAAGATCCTCCAGACAACGCTAAGACAGAGTGGcctgctgcagctcagactgcCTGAACAG ATCCATCGGGCAACAGCCAACATCATAGAGCCGACAGGGGAGTCAGACAACCCGCTCAAGTTCACAACTGGCCTGGTGGTGGCGCTAGACATCGATGCAACGCTAGAACACGTCCAGGACCCCCAGAACACCGTGAAAGTACAG gTTCTGTATCCAGACGGCCAGAGTCATGTGATCCATCCTAAACCTGGAGACTTCAGAAAGCCCGGTCCTCATAGACACAGACTCATCACACAGGTCTACCTCTCACACACCGCATGGACAG agccGTCTCAGATTGAAGTGCGTCTCCTGCTGGCCTACAGCTCCTCCTCgacctccctctcctccccttccaagctGGGGTGGAGCGACAGCATCGACAGCCTCCCGCCGCCCGAGGCTTCTGTAGAGGGAACTATTCCGTTTAGCAAACCCGTCAAAGTCTACATCATGCCGAAACCTGCCCGACGCTAA